The Anomaloglossus baeobatrachus isolate aAnoBae1 chromosome 7, aAnoBae1.hap1, whole genome shotgun sequence sequence CTGGTTTGTCCAGGTCATCATTCTTTTCTCCCTTCTCTCAGTGAAAGGTTGTCGTCCCGGGAAGAACGTGCAGCTGACGGAGAACGAGATCCGCGGCTTGTGCCTAAAGTCTAGGGAGATCTTCCTCAGTCAGCCCATCCTCCTGGAGCTGGAGGCCCCCCTGAAGATCTGCGGTGAGTCTGTCCGGTCATCCTGCGTATAGATAGAGGGTGTCCGGCACTCAATATTCTAACCCCTTTTTCCCTCCTCACCAGGCGATGTACACGGACAGTATTACGACCTCCTCAGACTGTTCGAATATGGCGGATTTCCTCCAGAAAGCAACTACCTCTTCTTGGGTGACTATGTGGACCGCGGGAAACAATCCTTGGAAACAATCTGCCTCCTCCTGGCGTACAAGATCAAATACCCAGAGAACTTCTTCTTACTGCGCGGAAACCACGAGTGCGCCAGCATCAACCGCATCTACGGCTTCTACGATGAGTGTAAGTAGTGGGCGGATGAGTGCGCGGCTGACGCCGTCCTCCAGGCTTCAGAGCTTCACCTTTCATAATGCTCCTTGCCGCATTCTCCACAGGTAAAAGGCGGTATAATATAAAGCTGTGGAAGACGTTTACCGACTGCTTCAACTGCTTACCCGTCGCTGCCATCGTGGATGAGAAGATCTTTTGCTGCCATGGAGGTGAGACGTGACCGCTAATGCCCCCAGTTTACTCTAGAGGAGCTTAGCCGCATCTGTCCTCTCCTGTGTCTGATCTCCGGGACTTCTCCTAGGTCTGTCCCCCGACCTGCAGTCCATGGAGCAGGTCCGACGGATACTGCGTCCTACAGATGTCCCCGATCAGGGGCTT is a genomic window containing:
- the LOC142245618 gene encoding serine/threonine-protein phosphatase PP1-gamma catalytic subunit B-like, which encodes MGDGEKLNLDSIIQRLLEVKGCRPGKNVQLTENEIRGLCLKSREIFLSQPILLELEAPLKICGDVHGQYYDLLRLFEYGGFPPESNYLFLGDYVDRGKQSLETICLLLAYKIKYPENFFLLRGNHECASINRIYGFYDECKRRYNIKLWKTFTDCFNCLPVAAIVDEKIFCCHGGLSPDLQSMEQVRRILRPTDVPDQGLLCDLLWSDPDKDVLGWGENDRGVSFTFGADVVAKFLHKHDLDLICRAHQVVEDGYEFFAKRQLVTLFSAPNYCGEFDNAGSMMSVDESLMCSFQILKPADKKLFAYGGVNQSRPVTPPRNSAKNKQKK